A genomic window from Zonotrichia leucophrys gambelii isolate GWCS_2022_RI chromosome 25, RI_Zleu_2.0, whole genome shotgun sequence includes:
- the LOC135457643 gene encoding transcriptional repressor p66-beta-like, with amino-acid sequence MTPNPHHDPKSPPDPKSPPPQQSGSSVPCQRSSSSAIYMNLASHMQPGSVARVSSPLPSPSALSDAANSQAAAKLALRKQLEKTLLEIPPPKPPAPLLHFLPSAANSEFIYMVGLEEVVQSVIDSQGKSAPAVPRVEPFVCAQCRTDFTPHWKQEKGGRILCEQCQTSNQKKALKAEHTNRLKNAFVKALQQEQEIEQRLQQQAALSPTAAPAVPSVGKQDGILRHHTLRQAPQPQSSLQRGIPTSARSMLSNFAQAPQLSVAGGLLGMPGVNIAYLNAGIGGHKASSLADRQREYLLDMIPPRSISQSISGQK; translated from the exons atgaccccaaatccccaccatgaccccaaatccccacctgaccccaaatctcctcctccccagcaatCGGGCTCGTCGGTGCCGTGCCAGCGCTCGTCCTCCTCCGCCATCTACATGAACCTCGCGTCGCACATGCAGCCGGGCTCGGTGGCCCGCGTGTCGTCCccgctccccagccccagcgcgCTCTCGGACGCCGCCAACTCCCAGGCCGCGGCCAAGCTGGCGCTGCgcaagcagctggagaagaCGCTGCTGGAGATCCCTCCCCCGAAGCCGCCGGCGCCGCTGCTGCACTTCCTGCCCAGCGCCGCCAACAGCGAGTTCATCTACatggtggggctggaggaggtggtGCAGAGCGTCATCGACAGCCAAG GGAAGAGCGCCCCGGCGGTGCCGCGCGTGGAGCCGTTCGTGTGCGCTCAGTGCCGCACCGACTTCACGCCGCACTGGAAGCAGGAGAAGGGCGGGCGCATCCTGTGCGAGCAGTGCCAGACCTCCAACCAGAAGAAGGCGCTCAAGGCCGAGCACACGAATCGCCTCAAGAACGCCTTCGTCaaggccctgcagcaggagcag gagatcgagcagaggctgcagcagcaggctgccctgtcccccaCGGCCGCGCCCGCCGTGCCCAGCGTGGGCAAACAGGACGGGATCCTGCGGCACCACACGCTCCGGCAG gccccgcagccccagagcagcctccagcGCGGCATCCCCACCTCCGCCCGCTCCATGCTCTCCAACTTCGCCCAGGCCCCGCAGCTCTCCGTGGCCGGGGGGCTCCTGGGAATGCCAG GGGTGAACATCGCGTACCTGAACGCCGGCATCGGGGGCCACAAAGCGTCGAGCCTGGCGGACCGGCAGCGGGAATACCTGCTGGATATGATCCCGCCGCGCTCCATATCGCAGTCCATCAGCGGGCAGAAATAG
- the LOC135457809 gene encoding rho guanine nucleotide exchange factor 11-like has protein sequence MQLLEQAVQGATRSLAGPPKQGQRDGSGNGSLLLPDPAVSPELARDTEPEDCCSAGSDPEPSARARPLQELLEEPRGPGDPDTGDPELGDPDPGPEGPDPGPSAPTCPGTAGVAEAALEHVETLRLLIVRRLRPDGQTPTAGRGSDRPVSGREFPTSGQEFPTSSREFPVSSQEFPVSSQEFPVMSSREFPMSSQEFPTPGQDSATSGRDSGMSSREFPVSSQDSVMSSQDSGMSSREFPMSSQDSGMSSREFPMSSQDSGTSSWEFSGSGREFPVSSQDSVMSSQEFPVSSQDSATSGWEFPVSGRDSGMSSQEFPMSSQEGPEGPEQNGIRINRKAQEEGPDEATPPRGCSQSEPELREGGGASAEGNFFYLSLPSGPPRPGGDSGDTSGDIGDSSEDTRDTRDSTRDTHGDTRDSPGDIGDTPGDIPGDTELILGTLEELREKLLSLRAMEAAHRQLLRSLGWGDANTVPNTVPSNVPNNVPNNVPSTVPNNVPNAVPGVPRRAPAPPSPRRSPQAPRAHGGHPGGHPGGHPGGHGGTAAAPGAGSDGPAPL, from the exons atgcagctgctggagcaggctgttcAAGGAGCCACCCGGAGCCTCGCGGGGCCACcaaagcagggacagagggacggCAGCGGGAACGGCag cctgctgctgccgGACCCCGCCGTGTCCCCGGAGCTGGCCCGAGACACCGAGCCCGAGGATTGCTGCTCAG CCGGCAGTGACCCCGAGCCCTCGGCCCGGGCGCGGccgctgcaggagctgctggaggagccgcGCGGGCCCGGGGACCCCGACACGGGGGACCCTGAGCTGGGGGACCCCGACCCCGGCCCGGAGGGTCCCGACCCCGGCCCGAGCGCCCCCACGTGCCCGGGGACTGCTGGGGTGGCCGAGGCAGCGCTGGAGCACG TGGAGACCCTGCGGCTCCTGATTGTCCGGAGGCTCCGGCCGGATGGACAGACGCCCACGGCCGGACGGGGCAGTGACCGTCCAGTGTCCGGCCGGGAATTCCCAACGTCCGGCCAGGAATTCCCAACGTCCAGCCGGGaattcccagtgtccagccaggaattcccagtgtccagccaggaattcccagtgaTGTCCAGTCGGGAGTTCCCAATgtccagccaggaattcccaacgCCCGGCCAGGACTCGGCCACGTCCGGCCGGGATTCCGGGATGTCCAGCCGGGAATTCCCGGTGTCCAGCCAGGACTCGGTGATGTCCAGTCAGGATTCCGGGATGTCCAGCCGGGAATTCCCAATGTCCAGCCAGGATTCCGGGATGTCCAGCCGGGAATTCCCAATGTCCAGCCAGGATTCCGGGACGTCCAGCTGGGAATTCTCAGGGTCCGGCCGGGAATTCCCGGTGTCCAGCCAGGACTCGGTGATGTCCAGTCAGGAATTCCCGGTGTCCAGCCAGGACTCGGCCACGTCCGGCTGGGAATTCCCAGTGTCCGGCCGGGATTCCGGGATgtccagccaggaattcccaatgtCCAGCCAGGAAGGGCCGGAGGGGCCGGAGCAAAACGGGATCCGAATCAACCGGAAAG cccaggaggagggGCCGGATGAGGCCACGCCCCCGCGCGGCTGCAGCCAATCAGAGCCCGAGCTGCGGGAAGGAGGCGGAGCCAGCGCCGAGG GGAATTTCTTCTACCTGAGCCTCCCCTCGGGACCCCCCCGGccgggaggggacagcggggacacctctggggacattggggacagctctgaggacaccagggacaccagggacagcaccagggacacccatggggacaccagggacagccccggggacatcggggacactCCTGGAGACATCCCCGGGGACACCGAGCTGATCCTGGGGACCCTGGAGGAGCTGCGGGAGAAACTGCTGAGCCTGAGG gccATGGAAGCCGCTCACCGGCAGCTGCTGCGCTCGCTGGGCTGGGGCGACGCCAACACCGTCCCCAACACCGTCCCCAGCAATGTCCCCAACAATGTCCCCAACAATGTCCCCAGCACCGTCCCCAACAATGTCCCCAACGCcgtccccggtgtcccccggcGGGCCCCGGCGCCCCCCAGCCCCCGGCGCTCGCCCCAGGCCCCGCGGGCACACGGGGGACACCCGGGGGGACACCCGGGGGGACACCCGGGGGGACACGGTGGCACCGCTGCCGCCCCCGGCGCAG GCTCCGACGGCCCCGCCCCCCTCTAA
- the LYSMD1 gene encoding lysM and putative peptidoglycan-binding domain-containing protein 1, with translation MAGSGGAGAAPREHRLQPGDTLQGLALRYGVTMEQIQRANRLYSSDSIFLRATLLIPGQRHGPGDTGGDTPGDTPGDTPGDSPPNSHGDGPGDGPGRSRRDLSASDFLRRLDAEIGRCKEAAALRLQGPGSSPAPAGGGPASPRVSPTVPASPRGARLGPRPLTRTPRAAALRDSEDEIFTL, from the exons ATGGCGGGGAGCGGCGGAgccggggcggccccgcgggaGCACCGTCTGCAGCCCGGGGACACCCTGCAGGGGCTGGCGCTGCGCTACGGGGTGACG ATGGAGCAGATCCAGCGCGCCAACCGCCTCTACTCCTCGGACAGCATCTTCCTGCGAGCCACGCTGCTCATCCCGGGACAGCGCCACGGCCCCGGCGACACCGGCGGGGACACTCCCGGTGACACTCCCGGTGACACTCCCGGGGACAGCCCCCCTAACAGCCACGGTGACGGCCCCGGGGACGGTCCCGGCCGCTCCCGGCGCGACCTCTCGGCCTCGGATTTCCTGCGGCGCTTGGACGCCGAGATCGGGCGCTGCAaggaggcggcggcgctgcGGCTGCAGGGCCCGGGCTCCAG ccccgccccGGCTGGGGGTGGCCCCGCGTCCCCCCGCGTGTCCCCGACTGTCCCCGCGTCCCCTCGGGGGGCCCGGCTGGGACCCCGGCCCCTCACCAGGACCCCGCGGGCGGCCGCGCTCAGGGACAGCGAGGACGAGATCTTCACCTTGTGA
- the SCNM1 gene encoding sodium channel modifier 1 encodes MSFKRDESDPGPLGALQRRRVAELLASAIPEDEALLLRDGRLACSLCPQRPVCDTLQTLLLHRAGRKHLDNLLRSFGRPRCPQVTPEGPQVTPQEAPGVQAPLLARTRRLARSALLTTAPYNSCCRRDRTKGSSSSRAGIPGMIPKNSQRPPEPSRNPGNAGNAGNAGNAESPAHREGAARDGRRGRKGNSQSPNEEGPSPERLRILRHHLHLRSRGWLQDPAGNWVKDGNAEFDSDEEEPPPLPPA; translated from the exons ATGTCCTTTAAGCGCGACGAGAGCGACCCGGGGCCGCTCGGGGCGCTGCAG aggCGCCGCGTGGCCGAGCTGCTGGCCAGCGCCATCCCCGAGGACGAGGCGCTGCTGCTGCGCGATGGCAG gctggcgTGCTCGCTGTGTCCCCAGCGCCCCGTGTGTGACACCCTGCAGACGCTGCTGCTGCACCGCGCGGGCAGGAAGCACCTGGACA ACCTGCTCCGTTCCTTCGGGcggccccgctgtccccaggtgaccccCGAGGgaccccaggtgaccccgcaGGAGGCCCCAGGTGTGCAG GCCCCGCTGCTGGCCCGGACGCGCCGCCTGGCCCGGAGCGCTCTGCTGACAACGGC CCCGTacaacagctgctgcaggagagacag gacgaagggcagcagcagctcccgggCCGGGATCCCCGGGATGATCCCAAAGAATTCCCAGAGGCCGCCGGAGCCGTCACGGAACCCCGGGAACGCCGGGAACGCCGGGAACGCCGGGAACGCCGAAAGCCCCGCGCACAGAGAGG GCGCTGCCCGGGACGGCCGGcggggaaggaaagggaattcCCAAAGTCCCAACGAGGAGGGGCCGAGCCCCGAGCGGCTGCGGATCCTGCGGCACCACCTGCACCTGCGCAG ccgGGGCTGGCTCCAGGATCCCGCTGGGAATTGGGTCAAGGACGGCAACGCCGAGTTCGACTCCGACGAGGAGGAGCCGCCACCGCTGCCGCCAGCCTGA
- the TMOD4 gene encoding tropomodulin-4, translating to MTPYRQELEKYRDIDEDKILQELSPEELAQLDAELAEMDPENVLLPAGLRQRDQTHKSPTGPLDRDALLQHLERQALEAEERQDLVPFTGEKKGKPFVPKAAAPALPREEQVTLEPELEEALANATDAEMCDIAAILGMYTLMSNKQYYDAICSGNICNTEGINSVVQPDRYRPVPDEPPNPTDVAETLRRLQDNDPELQDVNLNNIKDIPVPTLEAICGAIKTNTHVRSLSLVATRSNDLVANAVAEMLEHNQSLQSLNLESNFITSAGMLRLLAALGRCHSLSEIRLDNQCQRLGDTVEMAMAATLEQCPSLLRFGYTFTLQGPRARAAAALTRNNELRRQQKKS from the exons ATGACGCCGTACcggcaggagctggagaagtACCGCGACATCGACGAGGACAagatcctgcaggagctgtcccCGGAGGAGCTGGCGCAGCTGGACGCGGAGCTGGCCGAGATGGACCCCGAG AACGTGCTGCTGCCCGCGGGGCTGCGCCAGCGCGATCAGACCCACAAGAGCCCCACGGGCCCGCTGGACCGGGACGcgctcctgcagcacctggagcgGCAGGCGCTGGAGGCCGAGGAGCGCCAGGACCTGGTGCCCTTCACCGGCGAGAAGAAAG GGAAGCCGTTTGTGCCCAAGGCGGCGGCGCCGGCGCTGCCGCGGGAGGAGCAGGTGACGCTGGAGCCGGAGCTGGAGGAGGCGCTGGCCAACGCCACCGACGCCGAGATGTGCGACATCGCCg CCATCCTGGGCATGTACACGCTGATGAGTAACAAGCAGTACTACGACGCCATCTGCAGCGGGAACATCTGCAACACCGAGGGCATCAACA GCGTGGTGCAGCCGGACCGGTACCGCCCGGTGCCGGACGAGCCCCCGAACCCCACGGACGTGGCCGAGACGCTGCGGCGGCTGCAGGACAACGACCCCGAGCTGCAGGACGTCAACCTCAACAACATCAAG gacatccctgtccccacgcTCGAGGCCATCTGCGGCGCCATCAAGACCAACACGCACGTGCGCAGCCTCAGCCTGGTGGCCACGCGCAGCAACGACCTGGTGGCCAAC GCGGTGGCCGAGATGCTGGAGCACaaccagagcctgcagagcctcaACCTCGAGTCCAACTTCATCACCAGCGCGGGGATGCTGCGGCTGCTGGCGGCGCTGGGGCGGTGCCACAGCCTGAGCGAGATCCGCCTCGACAaccag TGCCAGCGCCTCGGGGACACGGTGGAGATGGCCATGGCAGCCACCCTGGAGCAGTGTCCCTCCCTGCTGAGGTTCGGCTACACCTTCACCCTGCAGGGCCCGCGGgcgcgcgccgccgccgccctcaCCCGCAACAACGAGCTCC GTCGCCAACAGAAGAAATCCTAA